Within the Cupriavidus malaysiensis genome, the region CCTGATCCTGGACCGGCTGCCCGCCACCTTCCTGCTGATGAGCGGGGCCTTCCTCTTCTCCATCGTGATGGGCGTGATGCTGGGCGTGGTGGCGGCGCGCACCCGCTACGAGAACCGAAGGCGCTGGGTCGACAGCGCGGTCATGTCCGGCGCGCTGCTGCTGTACGCGACGCCACTGTTCTGGCTGTCGCTGATGGCCATCATCCTGTTCTCGGTGGTGCTGGGCTGGTTGCCGGCCTTCGGCATGGAAAGCGTGGGCGCGGGCTACACCGGGCTGGCGCGCGCCAGGGACGTGGCCCTGCACATGGTGCTGCCGACCATCTCGCTGGGCTGCTTCTTCATGGCCGTGTACGTGCGCCTGACGCGCGCCTCGATGCTGGAGGTGATGGGCATGGACTTCGTCAAGACCGCGCGCGCCAAGGGCGTGCCGGCCGGCCGCGTGGTGCGCGTGCACGTGCTGCGCAACGCGCTGCTGCCGGTGGTGACCTTCGCCGGCATCCAGCTCGGCCAGATGGCCGGCGGCGCGGTGCTGACCGAGACCGTGTTCTCCTGGCCCGGCATCGGCCGGCTGATGTTCGATGCCCTGCTGCAGCGCGACTACCAGCTGCTGCTCGGCATCTTCTTCGTCACCTCGGCGCTGGTGGTGTTCTTCAACCTGCTGACCGACATCCTCTATCGATTCATCGACCCGCGCATCGCCGTGGGTGCCAAGGGAGCCGCGGCATGAAATCCTTCCTGCTTCGCTACAGCCGCAACTACGGCGCGGTGGCGGGCCTGCTCGTGCTGCTGGCGGTGATCGCGCTGGCCGTGCTGGCGCCGCTGGTCTACGAGGACTCGCCCTGGCTGATGGTGGCCGAGCCGCTGACGCGGCCCTTCACCGATGGGGCCTATCCGTTCGGCACCGACATGCTGGGCCGCGACATCACCGCCGGGCTGGTCTACGGCGCGCGCGTCTCGCTGCTGGTGGGCGTGATCTCCACCGGCGTGGCGCTGGTGTTCGGCATCCTGATCGGCTCGGTGGCGGGCTACTGCGGCGGCCGCGTCGACGATGTGCTGATGCGCTTCACGGAGTTCTTCCAGACCATCCCGCAGCTCGCCATGGCGGTGGTGATCGTGGCCATCTTCAACCCGACCATCTATTCCATCGTCGGCGCCATCTCGGTGGTGTCGTGGCCGCCGGTGGCGCGCCTGGTGCGCGGCGAATTCCTCACGCTGAAGCAGCGCGAGTTCGTGCAGGCCGCGGTGGTGATCGGGCAGAAGCCGCTGCGCATCATCTTCACGCAGATCCTGCCCAATGCCATGTCGCCCATCATCGTCTCGGCTTCCTTCATGGTGGCCACCGCCATCCTGACCGAGTCGGCGCTGGCCTTCCTGGGCCTGGGCGACCGCAACATGATGAGCTGGGGCTTCATGATCGGCGCGGCGCGCACCATGATCCGCGAGGCCTGGTGGATGAGCGTGTGGCCCGGCGTGGCCATCCTGCTGACGGTGCTGTCGATCAACCTGATCGGCGAGGGCCTGAACGACGCCATGAACCCCCAGCTGCGCCGCCGCGGCGAGTAGGAGACCCACGCCATGCATCTGATGCAAGCCAATCCAGGCGCCAACCCGGCCACGCGCGACGGCGCGGCGCCGCTGCTGTCGATCCGCGACCTGTCCATCGCCCTGCCCGCGGGCGGCGACCGGCCCTACGCGGTGCGCGACGTGTCCTACGACCTGCACGC harbors:
- a CDS encoding ABC transporter permease — its product is MKSFLLRYSRNYGAVAGLLVLLAVIALAVLAPLVYEDSPWLMVAEPLTRPFTDGAYPFGTDMLGRDITAGLVYGARVSLLVGVISTGVALVFGILIGSVAGYCGGRVDDVLMRFTEFFQTIPQLAMAVVIVAIFNPTIYSIVGAISVVSWPPVARLVRGEFLTLKQREFVQAAVVIGQKPLRIIFTQILPNAMSPIIVSASFMVATAILTESALAFLGLGDRNMMSWGFMIGAARTMIREAWWMSVWPGVAILLTVLSINLIGEGLNDAMNPQLRRRGE
- a CDS encoding ABC transporter permease, which produces MNFLSFLSARLAKAIVVVLGVVIINFFLIRMAPGDPATVLAGEAGAGDAAFVGQLREQFGLDKPVLTQLGIYLKGVATLDLGYSYRNHLPVLDLILDRLPATFLLMSGAFLFSIVMGVMLGVVAARTRYENRRRWVDSAVMSGALLLYATPLFWLSLMAIILFSVVLGWLPAFGMESVGAGYTGLARARDVALHMVLPTISLGCFFMAVYVRLTRASMLEVMGMDFVKTARAKGVPAGRVVRVHVLRNALLPVVTFAGIQLGQMAGGAVLTETVFSWPGIGRLMFDALLQRDYQLLLGIFFVTSALVVFFNLLTDILYRFIDPRIAVGAKGAAA